One genomic window of Citrobacter sp. Marseille-Q6884 includes the following:
- the glyS gene encoding glycine--tRNA ligase subunit beta, with the protein MSEKTFLVEIGTEELPPKALRSLAESFAANFTAELDNAGLAHGNVEWFAAPRRLALKVANLAESQADREVEKRGPAIAQAFDAEGKPSKAAEGWARGCGITVDQAERLTTDKGEWLLYRAHVKGESTEALVPNMVATSLAKLPIPKLMRWGASDVHFVRPVHTVTLLLGDKVIPATILGIQSDRVIRGHRFMGEPEMTIDNADQYPEILRERGKVIADYAERKAKIKADAEEAARKIGGNADLSESLLEEVTSLVEWPVVLTAKFEEKFLAVPSEALVHTMKGDQKYFPVYAADGKLLPNFIFVANIESKDPQQIISGNEKVVRPRLADAEFFFNTDRKKRLEDNLPRLQTVLFQQQLGTLRDKTDRIQALAGWIAEQIGADVNHATRAGLLSKCDLMTNMVFEFTDTQGVMGMHYARHDGEAEDVAVALNEQYQPRFAGDDLPSNPVACAVAIADKMDTLAGIFGIGQHPKGDKDPFALRRAALGVLRIIVEKNLNLDLQTLTEEAVRLYGDKLTNTNVVDDVIDFMLGRFRAWYQDEGYTVDTIQAVLARRPTRPADFDARMKAVSHFRTLEAASALAAANKRVSNILAKSEEKLNDRVNAATLKEPEEIKLAMQVVVLRDKLEPFFAEGRYQEALVELAELREPVDAFFEKVMVNVEDKDLRINRLSMLEKLRELFLRVADISLLQ; encoded by the coding sequence ATGTCTGAGAAAACTTTTCTGGTGGAAATCGGCACTGAAGAGCTGCCACCAAAAGCACTGCGCAGCCTGGCTGAGTCCTTTGCTGCGAACTTTACCGCGGAGCTGGATAACGCTGGCCTCGCACACGGCAATGTCGAGTGGTTTGCCGCTCCGCGTCGTCTGGCGCTGAAAGTCGCTAATCTGGCTGAATCCCAGGCTGACCGCGAAGTTGAAAAACGCGGCCCGGCTATCGCCCAGGCGTTCGACGCTGAAGGGAAACCGAGCAAAGCGGCAGAAGGTTGGGCGCGCGGCTGCGGGATTACCGTAGATCAGGCCGAGCGTCTGACCACCGATAAAGGCGAATGGTTGCTGTATCGTGCACATGTGAAGGGCGAAAGCACCGAAGCGTTAGTGCCGAACATGGTCGCAACGTCGCTGGCAAAACTGCCGATCCCGAAACTGATGCGCTGGGGAGCAAGCGACGTGCACTTCGTGCGTCCGGTCCACACCGTGACTCTGCTGCTGGGCGACAAAGTGATTCCGGCAACGATTCTGGGTATTCAGTCCGATCGCGTGATTCGCGGCCATCGCTTTATGGGCGAGCCGGAAATGACCATCGACAATGCCGATCAGTATCCAGAAATTCTGCGTGAGCGCGGCAAAGTCATCGCGGACTACGCCGAGCGTAAAGCGAAGATTAAAGCGGATGCCGAAGAAGCGGCGCGTAAGATTGGCGGTAACGCTGATCTGAGCGAAAGCCTGCTGGAAGAAGTGACTTCGCTGGTGGAATGGCCGGTCGTTCTGACGGCGAAATTCGAAGAAAAATTCCTCGCCGTGCCGTCTGAAGCGCTGGTTCACACCATGAAAGGTGACCAGAAGTACTTCCCGGTTTATGCGGCTGACGGCAAACTGCTGCCGAACTTTATCTTCGTCGCTAACATCGAATCCAAAGATCCGCAGCAAATCATCTCCGGTAACGAGAAGGTGGTTCGTCCGCGTCTGGCGGATGCTGAATTCTTCTTCAATACCGACCGCAAAAAACGTCTGGAAGATAATCTGCCGCGTCTGCAAACCGTGCTGTTCCAGCAACAGCTGGGTACCCTGCGCGACAAGACCGACCGTATTCAGGCACTGGCGGGCTGGATTGCCGAACAAATTGGCGCTGATGTAAACCACGCAACCCGCGCGGGTCTGCTGTCCAAGTGCGACCTGATGACCAATATGGTCTTCGAGTTCACCGACACTCAGGGCGTGATGGGCATGCACTACGCCCGCCATGATGGCGAAGCGGAAGACGTAGCTGTGGCGCTGAACGAGCAGTACCAACCGCGTTTCGCGGGTGATGACCTGCCGTCCAACCCGGTTGCCTGTGCCGTTGCGATTGCCGACAAGATGGACACCCTGGCGGGTATCTTCGGTATTGGTCAGCATCCGAAAGGCGATAAAGACCCGTTTGCGCTGCGTCGTGCCGCGCTGGGCGTGCTGCGCATTATCGTTGAGAAGAACCTGAACCTCGATCTGCAAACGCTGACCGAAGAAGCGGTGCGTCTGTACGGTGATAAGCTGACGAATACCAACGTGGTTGATGACGTTATCGACTTTATGCTGGGTCGCTTCCGTGCCTGGTATCAGGACGAAGGTTACACCGTTGACACCATTCAGGCGGTACTGGCGCGTCGTCCGACCCGTCCGGCTGATTTCGATGCGCGTATGAAGGCGGTTTCGCACTTCCGTACGCTGGAAGCCGCCTCTGCGCTGGCTGCCGCGAACAAGCGTGTATCGAATATTCTGGCGAAGTCAGAAGAGAAGCTGAATGATCGAGTGAATGCGGCAACGCTGAAGGAGCCGGAAGAAATCAAGCTGGCGATGCAGGTTGTGGTGCTGCGTGACAAGCTGGAGCCGTTCTTCGCTGAAGGCCGCTACCAGGAAGCGCTGGTTGAGCTGGCTGAGCTGCGTGAGCCTGTCGATGCATTCTTCGAGAAAGTGATGGTGAACGTTGAGGATAAAGACCTGCGTATTAACCGTCTCTCTATGCTCGAAAAACTGCGTGAGCTGTTCCTGCGCGTAGCGGACATTTCGCTGCTGCAGTAA
- the glyQ gene encoding glycine--tRNA ligase subunit alpha: MQKFDTRTFQGLILTLQDYWARQGCTIVQPLDMEVGAGTSHPMTCLRALGPEPMATAYVQPSRRPTDGRYGENPNRLQHYYQFQVVIKPSPDNIQELYLGSLKELGMDPTIHDIRFVEDNWENPTLGAWGLGWEVWLNGMEVTQFTYFQQVGGLECKPVTGEITYGLERLAMYIQGVDSVYDLVWSDGPLGKTTYGDVFHQNEVEQSTYNFEYADVDFLFSCFEQYEKEAQQLLALENPLPLPAYERILKAAHSFNLLDARKAISVTERQRYILRIRTLTKAVAEAYYASREALGFPMCNKDK; this comes from the coding sequence ATGCAAAAGTTTGATACCAGGACCTTCCAGGGCTTGATCCTGACCTTACAGGATTACTGGGCTCGCCAGGGCTGCACCATCGTTCAACCATTGGACATGGAAGTTGGCGCGGGGACTTCTCACCCAATGACCTGCCTGCGTGCGCTGGGGCCGGAGCCGATGGCGACTGCTTATGTACAGCCTTCTCGTCGTCCGACCGATGGCCGCTATGGCGAAAACCCGAACCGTTTACAGCACTACTATCAGTTCCAGGTCGTCATTAAACCGTCACCGGACAACATCCAGGAGCTGTACCTTGGTTCTCTGAAAGAGCTGGGTATGGACCCGACCATTCACGATATCCGTTTCGTGGAAGATAACTGGGAAAACCCGACGCTGGGTGCCTGGGGTCTGGGTTGGGAAGTGTGGTTGAACGGCATGGAAGTGACGCAGTTCACCTACTTCCAGCAGGTTGGTGGTCTGGAATGTAAACCCGTGACCGGGGAAATTACCTACGGTCTGGAACGTCTGGCCATGTACATTCAGGGCGTAGACAGCGTTTACGACCTGGTATGGAGCGACGGCCCGCTGGGTAAAACCACTTACGGTGACGTGTTCCATCAGAACGAAGTGGAGCAATCTACCTACAACTTCGAATACGCCGATGTGGACTTCCTGTTCTCCTGCTTCGAGCAGTACGAGAAAGAAGCGCAGCAGTTGCTGGCGCTGGAAAACCCGCTGCCGCTGCCTGCTTATGAACGTATTCTGAAAGCCGCTCATAGCTTCAACCTGCTGGATGCGCGTAAAGCCATCTCCGTCACCGAGCGTCAGCGTTACATTCTGCGCATTCGCACCTTGACTAAAGCTGTGGCAGAAGCTTACTACGCTTCCCGTGAAGCGCTTGGCTTCCCGATGTGCAACAAAGACAAATAA
- a CDS encoding YsaB family lipoprotein — translation MMMKYFFPVLVASLLLAGCADSPSSAPTQKAQKVKVSPSRSMDMESLCKNEAAQRYNTGTQKIDVTGFEQFQGSYEMRGSTFRKESFVCSFDADGQFLHLSMR, via the coding sequence ATGATGATGAAGTATTTCTTTCCCGTGTTGGTGGCTTCTCTGCTGCTGGCAGGTTGCGCCGACTCCCCGTCGTCTGCACCCACGCAAAAGGCGCAAAAGGTCAAAGTCAGTCCTTCGCGTTCGATGGATATGGAATCGTTGTGCAAAAATGAGGCAGCACAGCGCTATAACACCGGCACACAGAAAATTGATGTGACGGGCTTTGAACAATTCCAGGGCAGCTATGAGATGCGCGGTTCAACTTTCCGTAAAGAGAGTTTTGTCTGCTCATTTGATGCGGATGGGCAGTTTTTGCATCTTTCCATGCGCTAA
- a CDS encoding acyltransferase translates to MQPKIFWIDNVRGIACLMVVMIHTTTWYITNAQSVSPLNWDLANVLNSASRVSVPLFFMISGYLFFGERSAQPRHFLRIALCILFYSAVALAYITLFTSINAELSLRNLLQKPVFYHLWFFFAIAVIYLVSPLIQVKNISGKMLLALMVVIGVIANPNTVSQKIGGFEWLPINLYIGGDTFYYILYGMLGRAIGMMETQKRALTWLCAGVCIVAVFIISRGTLHELRWRGNFADTWYLYCGPMVFIYAVSLLTLIKNTLSIRTVPALGFISRHSLGIYGFHALIIHALRTNGIEFKAWPPLDMLWIFSVTLAGSLLLSMLLQRVDTRRLVS, encoded by the coding sequence ATGCAGCCCAAAATTTTCTGGATTGATAACGTGCGGGGAATTGCCTGTTTAATGGTCGTCATGATTCATACGACGACCTGGTACATTACCAATGCGCAAAGCGTCAGTCCGTTGAATTGGGATCTTGCAAACGTACTGAATTCCGCCTCACGCGTCAGCGTACCGCTGTTTTTTATGATCTCGGGTTATCTCTTTTTTGGCGAGCGTAGCGCCCAACCGCGTCATTTCCTCCGCATTGCGCTCTGCATACTGTTTTACAGTGCCGTCGCACTGGCCTACATCACGCTGTTTACGTCAATTAATGCTGAGTTATCGTTAAGAAATCTGCTGCAAAAACCGGTGTTCTACCACCTGTGGTTTTTCTTTGCCATTGCCGTCATTTACCTGGTTTCCCCACTCATACAGGTGAAAAATATCAGCGGAAAGATGCTACTGGCGCTGATGGTGGTGATTGGCGTTATTGCGAATCCCAATACCGTATCGCAAAAAATCGGCGGTTTTGAGTGGCTACCCATCAACCTGTATATCGGGGGGGATACGTTCTATTACATCCTGTACGGCATGCTTGGCCGGGCGATTGGGATGATGGAGACCCAAAAACGCGCACTCACCTGGCTCTGTGCGGGGGTGTGCATCGTGGCGGTATTTATCATTTCTCGCGGCACGCTGCATGAACTCCGCTGGCGCGGAAATTTCGCAGATACCTGGTATCTCTACTGTGGGCCGATGGTGTTTATTTACGCCGTATCGCTGCTGACGCTGATCAAGAACACGCTCAGCATACGCACCGTACCGGCACTGGGATTCATTTCCCGCCACTCATTAGGTATTTATGGCTTCCACGCGCTGATCATTCATGCCTTACGTACCAATGGGATAGAGTTTAAAGCCTGGCCGCCGTTGGACATGCTGTGGATTTTCAGTGTGACTCTGGCAGGCAGCCTGTTGCTTTCTATGCTGTTGCAGCGGGTCGATACGCGCAGGCTGGTCAGTTAA
- the yiaB gene encoding inner membrane protein YiaB encodes MKTSRRLPWMLFLSGTLIYVMGLWRVCPLLSGKGYFLGVLMTGMFVTYAYQHAKNCHQNDECFSLVCQMVALITTGLLLVGIWNAPLSPFEKGLYPAAFVMGLVGQVLLLHPQKNTQSDNP; translated from the coding sequence ATGAAGACTTCAAGGCGGTTGCCATGGATGCTATTCCTTTCTGGCACACTCATTTACGTAATGGGTTTATGGCGGGTATGCCCGCTGTTGAGCGGGAAAGGGTATTTTTTGGGCGTATTGATGACGGGCATGTTTGTGACCTACGCTTACCAACATGCGAAAAACTGCCATCAGAACGATGAATGCTTTTCCTTGGTCTGCCAGATGGTGGCGCTGATAACCACCGGACTCTTGTTGGTTGGGATATGGAACGCGCCATTATCTCCGTTTGAAAAAGGACTCTATCCGGCGGCATTCGTCATGGGTTTAGTGGGGCAGGTCTTACTGCTGCACCCACAGAAAAACACGCAATCTGATAACCCTTAA